From a single Gammaproteobacteria bacterium genomic region:
- a CDS encoding FMN-binding glutamate synthase family protein: protein MGWLAGIVMLVLFIMFVQDVFQKKHAVRRNYPVIGRLRYFLERQGEYFRQYFFANDREEMPFNRATRNWVYRTSKGLGGLIGFGSTNDQREPGSIIFVNSLYPKLEKECLPSPPLVIGEQCDTPFTAQHIANISGMSYGALSAPAIRALSKGAAKSKVWLNTGEGGLSNHHQEGDCDLIFQVGTAKYGVSDENGLLCDRKLKEVAQHVRAFEIKLSQGAKPGRGGVVPATKVTEEVAEIRGIPAGKTSSSPNRHIDIQSANDLIDMIQRIRDITGKPVGFKTVISSKIYLEDFFDAVLKKGRDYAPDFITVDGGNGGSGAAPQVLLDHVGLPLDESLPILVDTLIESDLRDQVRIIASGKLITSAKVAWALCMGADFTVSARGFMFSLGCIQAMQCHQDTCPTGITTHNKRLQKGLVVADKATRAANYAHWLNHEVDVLAHSCGLTNAREFRRHHARIVKSAGLSVPLDQLYPYPTSSD from the coding sequence ATGGGGTGGCTCGCTGGCATTGTGATGCTTGTGTTATTTATTATGTTTGTTCAAGATGTTTTTCAAAAGAAGCATGCTGTTCGGCGCAACTATCCTGTGATTGGACGTTTACGTTATTTTCTGGAGCGACAAGGCGAATACTTCCGACAATATTTTTTCGCTAATGATCGTGAAGAGATGCCATTCAATCGTGCCACACGCAATTGGGTTTACCGTACATCCAAAGGGCTCGGTGGCCTGATCGGCTTTGGCTCAACGAACGACCAGCGAGAGCCAGGATCCATTATTTTTGTAAACTCACTTTACCCTAAACTCGAAAAAGAGTGCCTTCCCTCCCCACCTCTTGTGATTGGTGAGCAGTGTGACACACCTTTTACAGCTCAACATATCGCCAATATCTCAGGTATGAGTTATGGCGCACTCTCGGCTCCAGCCATCAGAGCATTATCAAAAGGGGCTGCAAAATCAAAGGTCTGGCTCAATACAGGTGAAGGAGGGCTCTCTAATCACCACCAAGAAGGTGATTGCGATCTTATTTTTCAGGTGGGTACGGCAAAATATGGTGTCAGCGATGAAAATGGATTGCTTTGCGACCGTAAACTTAAAGAGGTCGCCCAACATGTACGTGCTTTTGAAATCAAACTATCACAAGGTGCCAAACCCGGACGGGGTGGTGTCGTTCCAGCCACCAAAGTCACTGAAGAGGTCGCTGAAATTCGCGGTATTCCCGCAGGAAAAACATCCAGCAGCCCTAACCGTCATATAGATATTCAGTCGGCGAATGATCTGATTGACATGATTCAGCGCATTCGAGATATAACAGGGAAACCTGTCGGCTTTAAAACAGTAATCTCCTCTAAAATTTACCTGGAAGATTTTTTTGATGCCGTATTAAAAAAAGGGCGGGATTATGCACCCGACTTCATCACAGTCGATGGTGGAAATGGTGGTTCTGGAGCCGCCCCTCAAGTCCTGTTGGATCACGTAGGATTACCGCTTGATGAATCATTACCTATTCTGGTAGACACACTGATTGAATCAGACCTGCGTGATCAAGTCCGTATTATTGCTTCAGGTAAACTTATTACTTCAGCCAAGGTCGCATGGGCACTTTGCATGGGTGCTGACTTCACTGTCTCTGCCCGAGGTTTCATGTTCTCTCTCGGTTGCATTCAAGCCATGCAATGCCACCAAGATACCTGCCCCACCGGAATAACCACGCACAACAAACGATTGCAAAAAGGATTGGTTGTTGCAGATAAAGCCACCCGCGCAGCCAACTATGCACACTGGCTCAACCATGAAGTGGACGTATTGGCACACTCTTGCGGGCTGACGAATGCTCGCGAATTCCGCCGCCACCATGCCCGCATTGTCAAATCAGCCGGACTAAGCGTACCGCTAGACCAGCTTTACCCATACCCTACTTCATCTGATTGA